From Equus quagga isolate Etosha38 chromosome 3, UCLA_HA_Equagga_1.0, whole genome shotgun sequence, one genomic window encodes:
- the CCNG2 gene encoding cyclin-G2, giving the protein MKDLGAEYLAGREGVQLFGLLSLYLEQEQRFQPREKGLSLIEATPENDNTLCPRLRNAKVEDLRSLTNFFGSCTETFVLAVNILDRFLALMKVKPKHLSCIGVCCFLLAARIVEEECNIPSTHDVIRISQCKCTASDIKRMEKIISEKLHYELEATTALNFLHLYHTIVLCHTSERKEILSLDKLEAQLKACNCRLTFSKARPSILALCLLNLEVETLKSLELLEILLLVKKHSKVNDAEFIYWRELVSKCLAEYSSPECCKPDLKKLVWIVSRRTAQNLHNSYYSVPELPTIPEGTCFDESESEDSCEDMSCGEESLGSSPLSDQESTFFFNFKVAQTLCFPS; this is encoded by the exons ATGAAGGATTTGGGGGCAGAGTACTTGGCAGGTCGTGAAGGGGTCCAGCTCTTCGGATTGTTGAGCCTATACCTCGAACAGGAACAGAGATTCCAACCTCGAGAAAAAGGGCTGAGCTTGATCGAGGCTACCCCGGAG AATGATAACACTTTGTGTCCAAGATTGAGAAATGCCAAAGTAGAAGATTTAAGAAGTTTAACCAACTTTTTTGGATCTTGCACTGAAACTTTTGTTCTGGCTGTCAATATTTTGGACAgatttttggctcttatgaag gTGAAACCTAAACATTTGTCCTGCATTGGAGTCTGTTGTTTTTTGCTGGCTGCTAGAATAGTTGAAGAAGAATGCAATATTCCATCCACTCATGATGTAATCCGGATTAGTCAATGTAAATGTACAGCTTCTGacataaaaagaatggaaaaaatcatttcagaaaaattGCACTATGAATTGGAAGCTACTACTGCCTTAAACTTTTTGCACTTATACCATACTATTGTACTTTGTCATACTTCAGAAAG GAAAGAAATACTGAGCCTTGATAAACTAGAAGCTCAGCTGAAAGCTTGCAACTGCCGACTTACCTTTTCAAAAGCAAGA ccaTCTATATTAGCTTTGTGCCTTCTCAATTTGGAAGTAGAAACTTTGAAGTCTCTTGAATTATTGGAAATTCTCCTGCTTGTTAAAAAACATTCCAAG gttaACGACGCTGAGTTCATTTACTGGAGGGAGTTAGTTTCTAAATGCCTAGCCGAATATTCTTCTCCTGAATGTTGCAAACCAGATCTTAAGAAGTTAGTTTGGATTGTTTCAAGGCGCACAGCCCAGAACCTCCACAACAGCTACTATAGTGTTCCTGAGCTGCCAACAATACCAGAAGGGACTTGTTTTGATGAAAGTGAAAG tgAGGACTCTTGTGAAGACATGAGTTGTGGAGAAGAGAGTCTCGGCAGCTCTCCCCTCAGTGACCAGGAGAGCACTTTCTTTTTCAACTTCAAAGTGGCACAGACACTGTGCTTTCCATCTTAG